From the genome of Bactrocera oleae isolate idBacOlea1 chromosome 2, idBacOlea1, whole genome shotgun sequence, one region includes:
- the Kdm2 gene encoding jmjC domain-containing histone demethylation protein 1 isoform X4 encodes MVREMRGSDLSVAFLQQYGFNIPLLFREKTGLGLRMPDSNEFTINDVRLCVGSRRVLDVMDVNTQKNLQMTMKEWQQYYDNPQKDRLLNVISLEFSHTRLDNYVQCPEIVRQIDWVDVVWPKRLKDSQREGTNVLGEMMYPKVQKYCLMSVKNCYTDFHIDFGGTSVWYHILKGSKVFWLIPPTEKNLQLYEKWVLSGKQADIFFGDTVEKCARVYLTAGNTFFIPTGWIHAVYTPTDTLVFGGNFLHSFGIVKQLKTAQVEDATKVPQKFRYPFFTEMLWYVLARYVYTLLGHSHLEGESSVSEEEMSKRGHVHLTHYELFGLKEIVMYLYDLPPQKKNVPELVRDPVALIKDVRTLVERHCKDKPELAITGESVLKPPGQMHSTFQVYDRGVVKQEIKAEIARKNAEIIREQQQLDAANAANAAENISLNNDIQNKVDTNSKSNIVAITNVADNGGVIVKEYKNEPIENGAQQTATFISPTDSLKYRPPKKMHLANAVAAAAHQANNTVSVIASCSSYNSASTATTTISTGTTVAATNQTQNNSHTQPLTHNTNAVNTTENSCLSPNDSKLSPNVTGTGQPRRRRTRCKVCAACQRSDCGECSFCLDMVKFGGPGRAKQTCMMRQCLSPMLPVTAQCFVCHLDGWRQVPVSPQTKQLASLEGPSTLMECSVCYEIAHPDCARSLLDGTDDAADAKGVVNEDLPNSWECPSCCRSGKNNDYKPRHFRARQKSSEVRRTSIGGSNIITTGHDHDSNQLPPPIGQYNDFVFTSESEMESCSANVVHWKHVAKRHHHQIEVKTERHYDTSSPGISPHAAGDRIKRRKSDDGLSLCSSMQDSIDAGASMDCHVGVGNGGIVSGSNGTQMLRKKNSIRSQLAQQMLNSSTRVLKKPHYVVRPAGHLSTSGSGLVGNHIGGANLALDPTLLKIMFRYLPQETLVTCSSVCKIWSNVSVDPDLWKTMNCAEHKLSASLLTAIVRRQPEHLILDWTQIAKRQLAWVIARLPALKHLSLQNCPIQAVPALHTCLCPPLQILDLSFVRGLNDAAIRDILSPPKDSRPGLADSKTRLRDLKTLKLAGTDITDVALRYITQALPNLVHLDLSSCQRITDAGVAQIGTSPTAIAKLVELNLSACRLVSEFSLEHLAKCEQLIWLDLRQVPLVPTQAVIKFAAESKHDLCVKDIKLVEKRRPQKATQLATSSSLGGMGSVSSWND; translated from the exons ATGGTTCGGGAGATGCGTGGCAGTGATTTGAGTGTGGC TTTTCTTCAACAATATGGCTTTAATATTCCATTATTGTTTCGTGAAAAGACCGGCTTAGGACTGCGAATGCCCGATTCTAACGAATTTACTATAAACGACGTACGTCTGTGCGTTGGTTCACGTCGTGTATTGGACGTGATGGATGTGAACACTCAAAAGAACTTACAAATGACAATGAAAGAGTGGCAACAGTATTATGATAATCCACAAAAGGATCGACTCCTTAATGTAATTTCGCTAGAATTTTCTCATACGCGTTTAGACAATTATGTACAATGTCCAGAAATTGTTCGACAAATCGATTGGGTGGACGTTGTATGGCCAAAACGTCTCAAGGACTCACAAAGAGAAGGTACAAATGTGTTGGGGGAAATGATGTACCCAAAAGTACAAAAGTACTGTCTTATGTCAGTGAAAAATTGCTATACGGATTTTCATATTGATTTTGGCGGTACTTCGGTTTGGTACCATATTTTAAAGGGTAGTAAAGTGTTTTGGCTAATACCACCAACAGAAAAAAACTTACAATTATATGAGAAGTGGGTATTATCCGGTAAGCAGGCGGATATCTTCTTTGGCGATACAGTGGAAAAGTGTGCTCGAGTATACTTAACAGCTGGCAACACTTTCTTTATACCCACCGGTTGGATACATGCTGTATACACACCAACAGACACACTCGTGTTTGGCGGTAACTTTTTACATTCCTTTGGTATAGTTAAGCAACTTAAGACCGCGCAGGTGGAAGACGCTACCAAAGTACCGCAGAAATTTCGATATCCTTTCTTCACCGAGATGCTGTGGTATGTCCTAGCACGATACGTATATACACTACTGGGTCACTCGCATTTGGAGGGTGAATCTTCAGTAAGTGAGGAGGAAATGTCCAAACGAGGTCATGTGCATCTCACACACTATGAACTTTTCGGTTTGAAAGAGATTGTCATGTATCTGTATGATTTGCCACCCCAAAAGAAAAATGTACCCGAATTGGTACGGGATCCCGTGGCTTTGATCAAAGATGTGCGCACGTTGGTAGAGCGACATTGCAAGGACAAGCCTGAGCTAGCCATAACGGGTGAATCTGTATTAAAGCCGCCCGGTCAGATGCACTCCACGTTTCAGGTGTACGATCGTGGGGTTGTGAAGCAGGAAATCAAAGCGGAAATTGCACGTAAAAATGCTGAAATCATACGTGAACAACAGCAGTTAGATGCAGCGAATGCCGCAAATGCCGCAGAAAATATATCGCTCAACAAtgatatacaaaataaagtagaCACAAATTCAAAATCGAATATTGTTGCCATAACAAATGTGGCTGATAACGGTGGTGTCATCGtaaaggaatataaaaatgaGCCTATTGAGAATGGTGCCCAACAGACGG CTACATTCATATCACCCACGGATAGTCTTAAGTATCGCCCTCCGAAGAAGATGCATCTCGCAAATGCTGTAGCTGCAGCGGCACATCAGGCCAACAACACTGTCAGTGTTATCGCATCTTGCTCAAGTTATAACTCAgcttcaacagcaacaacaaccatttCAACTGGAACAACCGTTGCTGCAACCAACCAAACACAAAACAATTCACATACACAGCCACTTACACATAACACAAATGCCGTTAACACTACCGAAAACTCTTGTCTTTCGCCGAACGATTCAAAGTTGTCGCCAAATGTCACCGGTACTGGTCAACCGCGTCGACGGCGAACGCGCTGTAAAGTCTGCGCCGCTTGCCAGCGTTCCGATTGTGGGGAATGCAGCTTCTGTTTGGACATGGTGAAATTCGGTGGACCTGGACGCGCTAAGCAAACATGTATGATGCGTCAATGTCTCTCGCCCATGTTGCCGGTGACAGCACAGTGCTTCGTGTGTCATTTGGACGGCTGGCGGCAAGTACCCGTGTCCCCACAAACTAAGCAGCTGGCTTCACTCGAGGGACCTTCGACGCTAATGGAGTGTTCGGTGTGTTATGAAATTGCGCATCCTGACTGCGCGAGGTCGTTATTGGACGGCACCGACGATGCCGCGGACGCTAAAGGTGTAGTAAATGAAGACCTACCAAATAGTTGGGAATGCCCAAGTTGTTGTCGATCTGGAAAAAATAATGACTATAAg cCCCGTCACTTCCGTGCCCGCCAAAAGTCTTCGGAGGTACGACGCACATCAATAGGTGGCTCAAATATAATTACAACCGGTCACGATCACGACAGTAACCAATTGCCACCGCCCATTGGGCAATATAATGACTTCGTTTTCACAAGTGAATCTGAAATGGAAAGCTGTTCAGCCAATGTTGTACACTGGAAGCATGTTGCGAAGCGTCATCACCATCAAATTGAAGTAAAGACAGAACGCCATTATGATACCTCTTCGCCAGGAATCTCGCCCCATGCAGCTGGCGACCGCATTAAGAGACGTAAGAGTGACGACGGCTTAAGCTTGTGTAGTAGTATGCAGGACAGTATTGATGCGGGTGCTTCCATGGATTGTCATGTAGGCGTTGGTAACGGTGGTATTGTTAGCGGCAGTAACGGTAcacaaatgttgcgaaagaaaaATTCAATACGATCACAGTTGGCTCAACAAATGCTCAACTCTTCAACGCGAGTACTCAAGAAGCCGCATTATGTAGTGCGACCAGCTGGGCATTTATCAACAAGTGGTAGCGGCTTGGTGGGCAATCACATTGGTGGCGCAAATCTAGCGCTCGATCCAACATTGTTGAAAATCATGTTTCGCTACTTGCCCCAAGAAACGCTAGTCACTTGCTCGTCGGTTTGTAAAATATGGTCGAATGTGTCTGTGGATCCTGATCTCTGGAAGACAATGAACTGTGCAGAGCACAAATTATCTGCTTCACTGTTGACAGCTATTGTTCGCCGACAGCCAGAGCACTTAATACTCGACTGGACACAGATAGCCAAAAGGCAATTGGCCTGGGTGATTGCACGTCTGCCTGCTCTTAAACACTTATCGCTACAAAATTGTCCCATTCAGGCAGTGCCGGCTCTACACACTTGCCTTTGCCCGCCGTTACAAATCTTGGATCTCAGCTTTGTGCGTGGTCTCAATGATGCCGCCATACGCGATATACTGTCACCACCCAAGGATTCGCGACCTGGTTTAGCAGATTCAAAAACGCGGTTACGTGATCTTAAAACTCTCAAACTAGCCGGCACCGATATAACTGATGTGGCATTGCGCTATATAACGCAAGCATTACCGAATCTGGTTCACCTCGATCTTTCATCATGTCAGCGCATAACTGATGCCGGTGTGGCACAAATTGGCACATCGCCGACTGCCATAGCAAAATTGGTCGAATTGAATTTGAGCGCTTGTCGATTGGTTTCCGAGTTTTCTTTGGAACACCTAGCTAAATGCGAGCAATTGATTTGGTTGGATTTGCGACAGGTGCCGTTGGTACCGACGCAGGCGGTAATAAAATTTGCAGCCGAATCTAAACACGATCTCTGCGTGAAGGATATAAAGTTGGTGGAGAAGCGGCGACCACAGAAAGCGACACAGCTGGCAACGTCTTCAAGCTTAGGCGGAATGGGTTCAGTGAGCAGTTGGAATgactaa
- the Kdm2 gene encoding jmjC domain-containing histone demethylation protein 1 isoform X1, with amino-acid sequence MYVHVYVCISANLLLSLDMKILSDRERKQRKLYLEEWALGDDDLEGTRGFSVSEKLESSKFAQTGMVREMRGSDLSVAFLQQYGFNIPLLFREKTGLGLRMPDSNEFTINDVRLCVGSRRVLDVMDVNTQKNLQMTMKEWQQYYDNPQKDRLLNVISLEFSHTRLDNYVQCPEIVRQIDWVDVVWPKRLKDSQREGTNVLGEMMYPKVQKYCLMSVKNCYTDFHIDFGGTSVWYHILKGSKVFWLIPPTEKNLQLYEKWVLSGKQADIFFGDTVEKCARVYLTAGNTFFIPTGWIHAVYTPTDTLVFGGNFLHSFGIVKQLKTAQVEDATKVPQKFRYPFFTEMLWYVLARYVYTLLGHSHLEGESSVSEEEMSKRGHVHLTHYELFGLKEIVMYLYDLPPQKKNVPELVRDPVALIKDVRTLVERHCKDKPELAITGESVLKPPGQMHSTFQVYDRGVVKQEIKAEIARKNAEIIREQQQLDAANAANAAENISLNNDIQNKVDTNSKSNIVAITNVADNGGVIVKEYKNEPIENGAQQTATFISPTDSLKYRPPKKMHLANAVAAAAHQANNTVSVIASCSSYNSASTATTTISTGTTVAATNQTQNNSHTQPLTHNTNAVNTTENSCLSPNDSKLSPNVTGTGQPRRRRTRCKVCAACQRSDCGECSFCLDMVKFGGPGRAKQTCMMRQCLSPMLPVTAQCFVCHLDGWRQVPVSPQTKQLASLEGPSTLMECSVCYEIAHPDCARSLLDGTDDAADAKGVVNEDLPNSWECPSCCRSGKNNDYKPRHFRARQKSSEVRRTSIGGSNIITTGHDHDSNQLPPPIGQYNDFVFTSESEMESCSANVVHWKHVAKRHHHQIEVKTERHYDTSSPGISPHAAGDRIKRRKSDDGLSLCSSMQDSIDAGASMDCHVGVGNGGIVSGSNGTQMLRKKNSIRSQLAQQMLNSSTRVLKKPHYVVRPAGHLSTSGSGLVGNHIGGANLALDPTLLKIMFRYLPQETLVTCSSVCKIWSNVSVDPDLWKTMNCAEHKLSASLLTAIVRRQPEHLILDWTQIAKRQLAWVIARLPALKHLSLQNCPIQAVPALHTCLCPPLQILDLSFVRGLNDAAIRDILSPPKDSRPGLADSKTRLRDLKTLKLAGTDITDVALRYITQALPNLVHLDLSSCQRITDAGVAQIGTSPTAIAKLVELNLSACRLVSEFSLEHLAKCEQLIWLDLRQVPLVPTQAVIKFAAESKHDLCVKDIKLVEKRRPQKATQLATSSSLGGMGSVSSWND; translated from the exons atgtacgtacatgtatatgtatgtatatctgctaATTTGCTGTTGAGCCTGGATATGAAGATACTAAGTGAT CGCGAACGCAAGCAACGTAAACTGTATCTCGAAGAATGGGCACTCGGTGATGATGATTTGGAGGGAACACGAGGGTTCAGCGTCTCAGAAAAATTGGAATCTTCGAAGTTTGCACAAACTGGTATGGTTCGGGAGATGCGTGGCAGTGATTTGAGTGTGGC TTTTCTTCAACAATATGGCTTTAATATTCCATTATTGTTTCGTGAAAAGACCGGCTTAGGACTGCGAATGCCCGATTCTAACGAATTTACTATAAACGACGTACGTCTGTGCGTTGGTTCACGTCGTGTATTGGACGTGATGGATGTGAACACTCAAAAGAACTTACAAATGACAATGAAAGAGTGGCAACAGTATTATGATAATCCACAAAAGGATCGACTCCTTAATGTAATTTCGCTAGAATTTTCTCATACGCGTTTAGACAATTATGTACAATGTCCAGAAATTGTTCGACAAATCGATTGGGTGGACGTTGTATGGCCAAAACGTCTCAAGGACTCACAAAGAGAAGGTACAAATGTGTTGGGGGAAATGATGTACCCAAAAGTACAAAAGTACTGTCTTATGTCAGTGAAAAATTGCTATACGGATTTTCATATTGATTTTGGCGGTACTTCGGTTTGGTACCATATTTTAAAGGGTAGTAAAGTGTTTTGGCTAATACCACCAACAGAAAAAAACTTACAATTATATGAGAAGTGGGTATTATCCGGTAAGCAGGCGGATATCTTCTTTGGCGATACAGTGGAAAAGTGTGCTCGAGTATACTTAACAGCTGGCAACACTTTCTTTATACCCACCGGTTGGATACATGCTGTATACACACCAACAGACACACTCGTGTTTGGCGGTAACTTTTTACATTCCTTTGGTATAGTTAAGCAACTTAAGACCGCGCAGGTGGAAGACGCTACCAAAGTACCGCAGAAATTTCGATATCCTTTCTTCACCGAGATGCTGTGGTATGTCCTAGCACGATACGTATATACACTACTGGGTCACTCGCATTTGGAGGGTGAATCTTCAGTAAGTGAGGAGGAAATGTCCAAACGAGGTCATGTGCATCTCACACACTATGAACTTTTCGGTTTGAAAGAGATTGTCATGTATCTGTATGATTTGCCACCCCAAAAGAAAAATGTACCCGAATTGGTACGGGATCCCGTGGCTTTGATCAAAGATGTGCGCACGTTGGTAGAGCGACATTGCAAGGACAAGCCTGAGCTAGCCATAACGGGTGAATCTGTATTAAAGCCGCCCGGTCAGATGCACTCCACGTTTCAGGTGTACGATCGTGGGGTTGTGAAGCAGGAAATCAAAGCGGAAATTGCACGTAAAAATGCTGAAATCATACGTGAACAACAGCAGTTAGATGCAGCGAATGCCGCAAATGCCGCAGAAAATATATCGCTCAACAAtgatatacaaaataaagtagaCACAAATTCAAAATCGAATATTGTTGCCATAACAAATGTGGCTGATAACGGTGGTGTCATCGtaaaggaatataaaaatgaGCCTATTGAGAATGGTGCCCAACAGACGG CTACATTCATATCACCCACGGATAGTCTTAAGTATCGCCCTCCGAAGAAGATGCATCTCGCAAATGCTGTAGCTGCAGCGGCACATCAGGCCAACAACACTGTCAGTGTTATCGCATCTTGCTCAAGTTATAACTCAgcttcaacagcaacaacaaccatttCAACTGGAACAACCGTTGCTGCAACCAACCAAACACAAAACAATTCACATACACAGCCACTTACACATAACACAAATGCCGTTAACACTACCGAAAACTCTTGTCTTTCGCCGAACGATTCAAAGTTGTCGCCAAATGTCACCGGTACTGGTCAACCGCGTCGACGGCGAACGCGCTGTAAAGTCTGCGCCGCTTGCCAGCGTTCCGATTGTGGGGAATGCAGCTTCTGTTTGGACATGGTGAAATTCGGTGGACCTGGACGCGCTAAGCAAACATGTATGATGCGTCAATGTCTCTCGCCCATGTTGCCGGTGACAGCACAGTGCTTCGTGTGTCATTTGGACGGCTGGCGGCAAGTACCCGTGTCCCCACAAACTAAGCAGCTGGCTTCACTCGAGGGACCTTCGACGCTAATGGAGTGTTCGGTGTGTTATGAAATTGCGCATCCTGACTGCGCGAGGTCGTTATTGGACGGCACCGACGATGCCGCGGACGCTAAAGGTGTAGTAAATGAAGACCTACCAAATAGTTGGGAATGCCCAAGTTGTTGTCGATCTGGAAAAAATAATGACTATAAg cCCCGTCACTTCCGTGCCCGCCAAAAGTCTTCGGAGGTACGACGCACATCAATAGGTGGCTCAAATATAATTACAACCGGTCACGATCACGACAGTAACCAATTGCCACCGCCCATTGGGCAATATAATGACTTCGTTTTCACAAGTGAATCTGAAATGGAAAGCTGTTCAGCCAATGTTGTACACTGGAAGCATGTTGCGAAGCGTCATCACCATCAAATTGAAGTAAAGACAGAACGCCATTATGATACCTCTTCGCCAGGAATCTCGCCCCATGCAGCTGGCGACCGCATTAAGAGACGTAAGAGTGACGACGGCTTAAGCTTGTGTAGTAGTATGCAGGACAGTATTGATGCGGGTGCTTCCATGGATTGTCATGTAGGCGTTGGTAACGGTGGTATTGTTAGCGGCAGTAACGGTAcacaaatgttgcgaaagaaaaATTCAATACGATCACAGTTGGCTCAACAAATGCTCAACTCTTCAACGCGAGTACTCAAGAAGCCGCATTATGTAGTGCGACCAGCTGGGCATTTATCAACAAGTGGTAGCGGCTTGGTGGGCAATCACATTGGTGGCGCAAATCTAGCGCTCGATCCAACATTGTTGAAAATCATGTTTCGCTACTTGCCCCAAGAAACGCTAGTCACTTGCTCGTCGGTTTGTAAAATATGGTCGAATGTGTCTGTGGATCCTGATCTCTGGAAGACAATGAACTGTGCAGAGCACAAATTATCTGCTTCACTGTTGACAGCTATTGTTCGCCGACAGCCAGAGCACTTAATACTCGACTGGACACAGATAGCCAAAAGGCAATTGGCCTGGGTGATTGCACGTCTGCCTGCTCTTAAACACTTATCGCTACAAAATTGTCCCATTCAGGCAGTGCCGGCTCTACACACTTGCCTTTGCCCGCCGTTACAAATCTTGGATCTCAGCTTTGTGCGTGGTCTCAATGATGCCGCCATACGCGATATACTGTCACCACCCAAGGATTCGCGACCTGGTTTAGCAGATTCAAAAACGCGGTTACGTGATCTTAAAACTCTCAAACTAGCCGGCACCGATATAACTGATGTGGCATTGCGCTATATAACGCAAGCATTACCGAATCTGGTTCACCTCGATCTTTCATCATGTCAGCGCATAACTGATGCCGGTGTGGCACAAATTGGCACATCGCCGACTGCCATAGCAAAATTGGTCGAATTGAATTTGAGCGCTTGTCGATTGGTTTCCGAGTTTTCTTTGGAACACCTAGCTAAATGCGAGCAATTGATTTGGTTGGATTTGCGACAGGTGCCGTTGGTACCGACGCAGGCGGTAATAAAATTTGCAGCCGAATCTAAACACGATCTCTGCGTGAAGGATATAAAGTTGGTGGAGAAGCGGCGACCACAGAAAGCGACACAGCTGGCAACGTCTTCAAGCTTAGGCGGAATGGGTTCAGTGAGCAGTTGGAATgactaa